One window of the Hyperolius riggenbachi isolate aHypRig1 chromosome 5, aHypRig1.pri, whole genome shotgun sequence genome contains the following:
- the LOC137519455 gene encoding protein qua-1-like — MSEGKVGRGDEMSEGKVRRGDGMSEGKVRRGNGISEGKVGRGDGMSEGKVGRGDGMSEGKVGRGDGMSEGKVGRGDGLSEGKVGRGDGMSEGKVGGGDGLSEGKVGRGDGMSEGKVGRGDGMSEGKVGGGDGLSEGKVGRGDGMSEGKVGRGDGMSEGKVGRGDGMSEGKVGRGNGMSEGKVGRGDGMSEGKVGRGDGMSEGKVGRGDGMSEGKVGRGDGMSEGKVGRGDGMSEGKVGRGDGMSEGKVGRGDGLSEGKVGRGDGMSEGKVGRGDGMSEGKVGRGDGLSEGKVGRGDGMSEGKVGRGDGMSEGKVGRGDGLSEGKVGRGDGMSEGKVGRGDGMSEGKVGRGDGMSEGKVGRGDGMSERKVGSGDGMSEGKVGRGDGMSERKVGSGDGMSEGKVGRGDGLSEERKGQQSRGEGGFWSTGED; from the coding sequence ATGAGTGAAGGGAAAGTTGGGAGAGGGGATGAGATGAGTGAAGGGAAAGTTAGGAGAGGGGATGGGATGAGTGAAGGGAAAGTTAGGAGAGGGAATGGGATAAGTGAAGGGAAAGTTGGGAGAGGGGATGGGATGAGTGAAGGGAAAGTTGGGAGAGGTGATGGGATGAGTGAAGGAAAAGTTGGGAGAGGGGATGGGATGAGTGAAGGGAAAGTTGGGAGAGGGGATGGGTTGAGTGAAGGAAAAGTTGGGAGAGGGGATGGGATGAGTGAAGGGAAAGTTGGGGGAGGGGATGGGTTGAGTGAAGGAAAAGTTGGGAGAGGGGATGGGATGAGTGAAGGAAAAGTTGGGAGAGGGGATGGGATGAGTGAAGGGAAAGTTGGGGGAGGGGATGGGTTGAGTGAAGGAAAAGTTGGGAGAGGGGATGGGATGAGTGAAGGGAAAGTTGGGAGAGGGGATGGGATGAGTGAAGGAAAAGTTGGGAGAGGGGATGGGATGAGTGAAGGAAAAGTTGGGAGAGGGAATGGGATGAGTGAAGGAAAAGTTGGGAGAGGGGATGGGATGAGTGAAGGGAAAGTTGGGAGAGGGGATGGGATGAGTGAAGGAAAAGTTGGGAGAGGGGATGGGATGAGTGAAGGAAAAGTTGGGAGAGGGGATGGGATGAGTGAAGGGAAAGTTGGGAGAGGGGATGGGATGAGTGAAGGAAAAGTTGGGAGAGGGGATGGGATGAGTGAAGGGAAAGTTGGGAGAGGGGATGGGTTGAGTGAAGGAAAAGTTGGGAGAGGGGATGGGATGAGTGAAGGGAAAGTTGGGAGAGGGGATGGGATGAGTGAAGGGAAAGTTGGGAGAGGGGATGGGTTGAGTGAAGGGAAAGTTGGGAGAGGGGATGGGATGAGTGAAGGGAAAGTTGGGAGAGGGGATGGGATGAGTGAAGGGAAAGTTGGGAGAGGGGATGGGTTGAGTGAAGGAAAAGTTGGGAGAGGGGATGGGATGAGTGAAGGGAAAGTTGGGAGAGGGGATGGGATGAGTGAAGGGAAAGTTGGGAGAGGGGATGGGATGAGTGAAGGGAAAGTTGGGAGAGGGGATGGGATGAGTGAAAGGAAAGTTGGGAGTGGGGATGGGATGAGTGAAGGGAAAGTTGGGAGAGGGGATGGGATGAGTGAAAGGAAAGTTGGGAGTGGGGATGGGATGAGTGAAGGGAAAGTTGGGAGAGGGGATGGGTTGAGTGAAGAGCGAAAAGGGCAGCAATCGAggggtgaggggggattctggagcACTGGAGAGGATTGA